GATGCCAAACGGCAGCTGTTCGTCCCAATCCCGTGGCAACGAAGGAGGCAAGCAGGAAAGGataagagaaaagacaagaaaaaccGGGTGCGTTTGCTGCGTTCCGCGTCACGCAACGACCCAAACGCAATGTCCTCGGCCTTTTTgattctctccttcgccctcACTCTCCTGAGCTTTGTTCGTccacggagagaaacaggagacagacgaagaggagaagtcAGGCCGTAAGCACGGTGGTCGGACGCAGGTTAGAGATTcgagagcaaagagaagaacgcgacaacatgaaggagaagcagaaggaagagaaggatcGGAGGGctgagaggcgaagaagagattCTGAAGGGAGCGAAAATGTCGCGGGCGCCGGCAAAAAGTCCGTTTCTTTTGCTGATCTGTCTTTTAAACGGCGGTGAATCCAAGAACAAGACACGCTGGAGGCACCACTGAGTCCTTCCCCTTtccggaagaagacacaaaatAACTGTTTCAGTTCCACTACTAGTCGTTCCCAGTTTTCCTTCATCTCCTTCGTCACCAAATaaggagaagcggaagatGGAGTGATGCGCCTCCTTTTTCGACTTCTGCCTTGCGATACCCGAGTCCCCTTCGTGGCACCTGCACATTATACTTGCGTCTGCTGGGTTCTCCTGTCCTTCATGCCTTCGTCTGTTCACATTCTCTCCGCTTTCGCCCAAGTtgtccgtgtctctccttgcgTTTCACCTatgctcctgtctcctcgcttgtGTACTCGcccttccctcctctcccctcggTTCCGGAAACGCCGCTTCcaacttctccttcctggtCTCCTCCCGCAGCCACGATGCCCTCTGCCTCGGCAAGGAAGTGCTGGACTAGAGATGCTCGACGATACACTTTGACAATCCACCTGTAGGAACAGACAGGAGTTTCAGAaagagcagacgagaaaacgaTGAGAGATTACGAAAACAGCATAcaaaaagacgaggagagagaagagagagaagcgagagaggggtagaacagagaaggagaagcgagactgCGGAGCAGAATGCAATATAAAGAAGAATGCACGCTCTGaacgaaagaaggaaagacagacacgGAATCGAGGCGccaaagggaagagaaaagagacagcaaatAATGGAGAGTCACGATGAACAGACCCTCGGTGCTGTTTAGCAGAGGCAACGGAGTCCATGGACCGCGAAAGGTCACGATGtccaaaagagaaaacaaagtgGCATCACCTTGAAGAAAAGTGTGAAAGGCGTGAAGGAAATTTTTACCTCTTGAAGTATTGTCGGGATGCCATGCCTTCGAGGAGCCAAGGGTGCAGGAGCAAACTGTCGGCAGTTGCTCGTTTTCCGGGTTTCACCCGCATGCAGTTGAAGAGGAAGTCGCGGAATTCGtagcttctcctcttccgcctttTACTCCCCTGGAAGTGATTTTGCAGAAGCGAAACAACGTTGCAGTCTCTCAGGTCGCACGGGAGTCCCTCCGGAAACGGATGGTGGGAGGCAGCCAgctcgaagagaagaacgccgaCACTCCAAATGTCGGACGGAAACGAGTAGGCTccaacgcgtttctcttccttctccatgGCATCGAAGATTTCTTTCCGCCTGCtgcgctccttcttcttgctcctgtctttctcttctctcttgcctcgaacgttcgctctctcgggTCTGTCCGCGATCTcagggggagaaaggagagaaggaacctCTGTGCGGCCAGCTGCCGGCGGATTTCGTTGTCTCGTCGATGTCGGAGGCACTCGAGTTGTCTCTTCGGAGGCGCGGAGATGGACGGGAGCGTTGCGGTCTGCTACTTCGTTCCGTGGAACAGCAAAGGACTCCAGTTCTTCCGTGTTTATACGCCGTTCTTCTTCAACCGCCggtcgctcctctctctctgctcgctgTGCTTTCCCCGGTTCCATCCCATGTGcaaaaaacgcgttttctcgatgtgtctcttcctttctcagCTCGTCTCCCTTCGCAACTCTGTACTCCCGGTTTGCTTCGCTCCCGGCCGTCTTTTGGCTGAGCAGATCGTCTCCCGCATTGCCGCCCATGGCATCtgccgttccttctcctcgcgtctctttttctctcgaaagaCAGTTGAAAGGTTGGCTCTCAGGGGGATTCCGTCCCCCATGCTCTGTATCCGTCGTCAAGTCCCTCCGTCCACAAGCCGAGTCCATCTCCCGGGAGGCCTGGCCCTTCCGCGGCAAGCAGTCgcgcgacggaggagaagaagtggacgatggaaaagaagagatggAATGGCGAAAACGGGTGGGAGAAACCTGGCGACGCGACGCATGCGAGGCCTTGGACCGGCGTCGAGAAGTTGTCAGATGTACGGCTGAAAAGTGATGGTGAAGACGCTCTGGACTCctgagagggaaaagagttTTTTGAGTGCGTGGGCTTGTCTTTGAGCAACTTGGTCATTACAGGGAGTGGCAGTTCACCAGCGGCATATATCGTTACAATTTTTTCGGAAACCAGGAGCAAAGtgggggaaaagaagaaacatggGGAGGAGTGTTtaaagaaaaacgacaaaaaacgaaaatCGACACTGGAACAGAGAACCACGTGGGCAGGGCGAAACAGGCAAGCAGCGGAGGTGGCGACTGACACGGTAGACGAAGAAGGCCAAGTCGGcaacaaagaaagaaggagagaaaacaacgaagACAATTCAGACCCCATGTAACAAAAgtcaaaagaaaaacagagcatTTGTGGAGTTGATGTTCTTCCAGAAAAATCTGTAGACTGCGGACAAAAACGCAAGCGAAAAAATGTGAGGACAAGCAGATGAGCAAGgatcgaggagagagacaaatcAAAAAGAACGGGCCGAAATAGGATCCAGAAGCAGGAAATGAACATTgaaggaacaagaggaaCTTACATGTAAAGTTCAGTGCCGACGAAAGTCAGCCACTCATTGCGGTCAACatcgaggaaacgcgaaatGCCAAAGTCTCCAACCTTGACGATGCCTGAATCCAGAAGGAACCGAAGAAACATGTAATTTATTATAGATGTAAAGATATTCTCTTAGTTTTCTTAAGTGTGTTCATGCGTAAGAACAGATTGCGCGAAGTGTTTTCGGTTTACTTACTTTCAGAAGACACGGGGAAATGGAGACGAGGACAGAGGTCAGCGCAAGAATCCAATTCCCGTGGCTGTTCAGAAGCAACCGAAATGGAGGCAAACGTCGAAAGAGAGGCCAGGAGGGGAAGACGGCAAGCACGCGAACGAGAGCAAAGCAAACGAAAGAGGTGGACGCGGAATAAGGAGAAAACCAAAGAGGATGAGGAAGAGCGATGGAAAGGCTTACGATCGAATCGAGGCATGTGAGTGTGAATTCTTCTTCAGACTTTGAATGAGGGACGGGAGCGCAAGAAAGCAAAAGAGCAGAGACTCGGCAGACGGACGCCAGCCTACCTTCATTGTTGATCAAAATATTTTGTGGTTTGACGTCCCGGTGAATGCATCGGTGTTGgtggaggaaagacagagctCCCAGGATCTGCGATGGACGCAGCACCGAAAAAAAAGTTGTTTGCGACGAGGACAACAGACTGCTCTCTCGGAcaccagcgaagaagcggacagCAAGTGGTaggaggaaggggagaaggcggaacgAAAGAACGTCGTTGAACTTTATGAAGAAAGTGTCAGAACGAGATTGAAGCAGTGGAGTTAAACAGCCATGGAGACGGTAAAGtgagagaagtggagaaggctAAAGAAGTCTTGACATCGGTTTGTGTCGCTCTGAAACGCACCTGAAACGCGATGAGCTTCAGGATCGATTCGGGGATCTCGATGTGATCTTCATCGAATGGTGTCGCCTCCGGGACCAGGACTGCAGTCTGcatcttccttttccttttcgtccactttctctgtcgttcttctttccatTCCGGGGGCAACCAGCGTTGGATGAAGTCTCCTGTGTTTTCCAGcatcgtcttctctcccccgaCATCAtcgccttttcctttccGTGCGACGTCCAGACGAGGCTCTGCAAGAGAACCAAGAGTTGAAAGAGATGCAAACGAAGAATTCGGGATGCTTTTATCTCGTGTGATGTGACTGTTTGTGATCCGGatgtcttcgctctcgtctgtcgccgccttcttcctctcttctttcgctacaccctctttttctcctcgttcgtcgctttctcgccACATCTCCCTTCCTCGggttctttcctcttcgttgccttcttctgtcttctgctctcctggTACCCTGTCTTCGGCTCGCGGCTCTCCGTCGCCGGACACAGACGCAGGGAAAGGCAGGCAGACGCCTTCCGCCAGAGTCCTGTTCGAAGAGTTGGAGGAAGACTCCAGGGAAACGACGGACTCGTtggctctcttcttcgacagaTTGAGGCATTGCAAGACTCTGAGAAGCCTCAGAGCCTTCGCAAGGTCTCCCAGAGTCCCGTAGTGCATGTACTCGACGGCGACATGCACGCAGCCGCCCCGGTTGCTTTGCCAGCGATAGGCCCCCAAGAAGGGCAGCAGAAAGCAGGAAAGGGGACAGGCGACTGAGGAGGAAGGGACGGAGAGCCCCGGAGGGCGGGAGGACGGGGGCCATAGGGACTCGCGAAGAGAGGCCTCACCGACGCAGCCGCCAGAAGGAAAGGTACACGTTGAAGAGGAGTGCAGACGCGGCAAAGCTGCGAGGCCGCGTTCAGGGAGGAGCGGGCAAGAAGGCAAATGCGGAGGATCGAGAGGCGGCGAACCTAGGGACGGAGAAGACTGAGTAAGGGCAGTTGCATTCAGCCTCTGGGACTCAGTGTCTGCTCCACATTCTGTCGCAGAGACGCCacaggaaagcgaagacgaggaggcgcagaCAGACGCGGCAGGCacgaagtcgagagactCTGAAGAGTCGTTTGCGTCTGACACCCGACGCTGTGGAGGAGCGGCTGCGgtagagaagagaggcgtcgctgcagggccgagaggcgacagaagagaaggcgtcgCGGGCAAGAGGCCTGAGACGCCGCTTCCACTGGACGCTGTGGGGACaagcaaagacgaagaagaccagGAGGGAGACAACATGGGAGGGTCTGCTTTCTGAGGCGTCGGAGTCAGCAGGCTGGTGCTGCACATCGTCGAGGGCGTgagcgggaggagagaagatgaaATCGCTGATgccggcgaagacgaaagaaaaggcggATCCAAAGGCGAGCACGAAACGTTCAGAGCCTCCGACTTGctgggagagagcgacacagacgagaaaggaaggaaacagagcgaGGACAGACGAACCGGAGGCGAACCGGTCGAAACCGGTTTCTTACAGTTTCCCTCAGGGGGAAGAGATGCAAAGGAAGGACACCACGAagcaggaaaggaagagaaggaagacacagaaggcaCTTCTGAACATGTTGAGGACTCTTCgcgggaagacgaagaaggctgCGAGGGCGACGGAACACAGCCAACGCAAGACTGTGAAGCTCGAGCTTCGGAGCCACACCGCGAcgtcgaagaggaagacagacgaggaaacagaatGGAGGAAGTGcagctggaagaagaggaagaggaggaagaagagcaatgggaagaggaaggtggAAGTAAACGGGGATGTCTCGGGCGTCcatgcgaagaagagggactCGTGCCAGtgcgaggaggcgaggcggcggctGTCGTCGAGAGACCGCAGCCGTGTGGAGAGGAGATGGAAGAGCCAGAGGAAGGCGGGGGGgcggaagaagtcgaaagagggagagacgaaggagcagagagagcagagggcgACTGAAGATTAGACTGCTTGGTGACCGAGACAGGCCTTGACGAGTGTCGGCATGGATGAAGAAAGGCCAGTGCCGCCATATCGGAGCAGTAGGAGATCAAGCGGTGTATCTGAGAGAAAATTAGGAAACCCAGCATGCGCAGGGATGGATATTTCATTCGAAGGACAGTCTATTTGTCACGAGCGCCCTCTATGCTCTCGAATTCGCGAGGCGAGACAGTTTTCATGAAGCACACACTGTGAAAAACGAGATTCACCTTTGGCAGACGTGCAAACCCAGACACACTGGGAGTTGAGTGCCCACCAATCCTGTAACTCCACGAAAACATATGCAGATACCCTACATATTATTACggtatatatgtgtatgtttatgtatatgtgaCTGTTTGCACGCGCCTGCGTACGTATACATATttttatatatgtatacagtTCGAGGCATATTAGTAACAGAAGGCTTAGCGAAGAGCTGCATACCCTAGTGTGCCCAGATATGTTGTAGAAAAAAAGCTCACCTTCACTTCGCAAGCAAGCTGGTATCTGTTTCTCTTGGTTACATCGTCCAGACCGCGGTAGAGGCCGAAGCAGCCGACGTGGACTTCCTGAGCCGGgcaagaaacggagaaacagTGGGAAAGCCGATATGGGCAGACAGAGCTATGTAGAACAattctgcagagaaagtgTCTTGGGAGGCAAGATACGGCCACACTGCATCGACATACTTTCTTGTTCTATGATCACAGACATCTCGACTCGGCCTGTCTGTCGATCATCCCTGTCGGTTTCTAAACGTGTTCTCTTTAGCACTCGTTTTGTGATCTCTCGGGGTTCGCCTTAGCCGACTTGCCGCTCCCCTCGCATCGTTGTTCTTTCTCACCTTTATCGCCACCAAGCGGCCAGAGGATTTGTGAGgcacgacgcagacgcgagcACTGCGACCTCTTCCGATGTCGCGACTCCGAGACCAGTCaagatctgcatgcgccaggcGACGGGAAACGGGAAAGGGCAACTTGCGCATTGGTTGTCGATCTTTTTCCACCTGACTTGTTTCTGCTGCCCAATCGGAAAAAGTCAGCGCAGCACTGGCTTTGCCGGCTTTCAgatctgtttcctctcgcttgttTCTTCCACGCAACACGAAACAATCTGGCTGAGTCGTCCTAGTGTGAAGGGGATGTTGTCCTCTCGCGTTTTGATCCGCGTTCTCGCACTCATTTTCCACTGTCTCTGTTGTCGCATCCTTTCGCATCTCCTGAAACAGTCTTTTATCTGGGGCGTGGTGcacgacagcgaagaggtCTTCTGAGTTgtcgtcgttctctcgtcGCAATTCAcgtccctcgttctctctcgtgtctcgttcctctcccttctctcttgcttcgtctccaccAGCTGGGCAGTCCTCGCGgcattcttctctttggCTGGAGACTTGGTTCCAAGCACCACAGGCagggaacgaaggagagcCGACAGGCAGCTGGGCAATGATAGGCGCGTTCAGGTTGCTCATACGGAAAGAGGTGGTGCCCGTTCTACTTCCGCCGCGCCCTCTGTTCTGGGAACTGTCTTCATAAGCGAATACCTGCGGTTCACTCGAGAGacggttcttctcttcagcagGTGCACACCAGCTCGGCTGTGTGAATGAGGGGTCTGTTTTTGGCAGCGGTCCTCTCAGAGTGGACATTGAGGAGAAAGTAGAATCAGGAGGCGGGAGTTCTGTTCTGGATTGCTCCGCCGCaatgccttcttcttcttggtcGTTCTCAACCGGACAATCGAGCTGCACGCCGTCGAGGGCGACGGCTGAAAGCCGGTACGAGGCCTTTTTGAAGGCTCtgtgagagagaaagaaagacgaaggaggcggcagGCAGGCTGCACTCTCATCTACCGGCCATGGCGACGACAACGGACACCACAACGCAGCGTCTGGGAAGAGCTGCGAGCGATTGAGACGGCCTCGGAGAGGTGAACTCGAGGCAAGGCGAGTCGAAGGAACTTGGAGTGCTGTGGTTTTGCGTtcggaagaggaaaaggatgGAGATTGTCCCGATGCTTGCGGAGTGCGCCAGTAACGCATGCAAGCTGGGAGGGAGCCGCCGGAATACTTCGACGAAGACACGCCTTGTGTGGGCAGAAGATGAGGAGAACTCGCATGTGGATGGACCAGCAGCAGTCGCGAAGAATGCGAACGAAAAGAGGCAGTGCCCGCCCGAGTGGTCGAAAGGCTTCCGGCCTCAtgcggaagagagacgaacgaggaggcagaaagcgAAGCGGACGCTTCCACTGAAGTGTGAGGCTGCTGATTGAagccttctcccttcccgcGACCGCAGGAAAGCTCACAAGGTCCCGCGAGAGGCCGTGGTTttccagagagaacgagacaatCGGAACGAAACAGGGGATGGAAAAAGCGAGTCGCTTCCGTCGATTCACTGCACGTGATTACAGAGGGGTCGTGCGCCTCAGTGTTCCGGCTACTTAAGAATTTCTTTGTGTCGGGCAAGCGAGAAGACCAGCCCGGCGTTTtcggcgcggagacagcatgCACTGCTTCACTTGCCAGTTGTTGGGGAAACGAGTTCCGAACCTCCAAGAAAGATACCGAAGAGTCCTGCGGAGTGCCTTTCGGGTCGTGCAGCTGCTCATGGCGCATTGGACATGCAATGCGCCTCCGTGGCTCCTCCTCTACCAGAAAAGCGGATTCGACGTCTTCGCGATTCGGATGGCCTTGCAAAAAAGTAGACGGAACAGAAGCTGTGGGGGGACTGGCAAACGCGACAGTGGCCGGTCGAGAGCcgcagggaggagaagggaagagatcGGAGGACTCTGGATCTGGACAGATTTGTTGAAGTGAGAAAGTCTCACGTAAGACAGGCGAGATTAACTCTGAGGGGCTTTCCTGTCCGGCGCAGTGGCCAGGAGATACCAGAGAACCTCCTGAATCGGTAGGCGGCCCCGAGGGACCACCGTGGGAGACAGCGTAATGGGGATGGCCTACTCCACTCATAGGGATCAGGACGTCAGTTTTCCCATCcagacaagaagacgaatGTGAAATAAAAACTGGCAAAGTCTCCCCATTGCTTCTGCGACTCACAGGCGAGGACGACGCCTCCAGGTCCCTGCCAAGGTCTGGAAGGCAGCTCTCAGAAGCGTACGTTCCATTTGCAGCTTCGCCAAAAAAAGGCGAGCTGGCACCCAAGGCGGTTTCAGGCACGCGACATGTCGGGGAATGGAAAGGCGGGAAACTCAACAAGTCCGCAGCAGTGGGACTGGCGCCATTTGTACGCACGCTGCTGAGGGGTGAGTGAACCCACCCCGGGGCCTCTGCGGCGTCGCAGCCGAAGTGAGAACTCGTCAGTAGAGGGGAGGGGAAGCTGCCGTGAGACCGGCCGAGATCGGCGGTGGGAGAGCCCCATATGCCtgagggagacgacgaacaGGATGTCGTCCCACAGCGGAAGTCCTCACTACTGTAGGGGCTACTGGTGCTCGTACCCAGGTGAGCGGTGAGTGGCGGAGGCCGGCCTCTGTTCATCGTTCCCACGAGTGCGTCCAAATGCTTCTATTGCATGAAGCATTCTCAATGCGAGTGGCAGGGCTATGCAGTCGAGATAGAGCCACAGCGTTACCTCGAGTGTACGCTCACTGCATATACGTCCCGCCGTGTGTTTCCGCCTCACAACTATGTTGTAGTAAGGAAATCTCACAGGATTCGACACCAGAGACGGATCGAATTTCGAGCAGGACGCATTCCGCTTCCCCTTCTAAGACCGAAATTCACGATACTATACCACGGACATGGGCCACCGATGTGCAAAGACCGTCCCGAAGGGCCGGCGACACAGAAGCTCCCACGGGTTAATCCTTAAAATAGGTGGAGTAGTCGAGATCAGTATCTTGATAGCGGCGATCGTTACAAGGGTATACGAGACATCTTTCGTAGGCTcaaagaaagcgaggaaacagtGCACTAGGGTTCAATTCCAGGGGATACAGTAGCTAGCGCGAAGAGGACCACGGCGGACGACCTTAAACACTGCGATAAGTCATGCCTGCAAGTCGCCGGAACGTCGAGAAAGGGCGAGAAAAGACTCGTCTCCAAAAGGAGGCAGTAAAGCTCCCGGCTTCACGCCGGCCGTAACTTAGGCTAGCGCGGCTCTTCACGCAGCCACCTGTGGACTGTGTGTgtcggctgcatgcaaagcgccggtcttttctgtgtcgcttAGGCCAGCGCACACTGACATGGTTAGCGCCCAAAATGCATAATAAAAGACTTTAAATTCTTTATTACTAGAACGCTGAAAAGGGAGCAGATTTACCAGACGCCTGACAACAGTCCTTGATGAGTATTCTCCCAGAAGACAGGCTTCCAGGGGAGGTCATGTCATCCAGAAGGCTGACAGATTAAAACTGCAGAATACCTTTGAAACATAGATTTGATATACACGAGAGTGACGTGGTTTACGTTTAGAAAGGAAATATCTGTTGTGGGGCTGGCCAGTGAGGCCTAAAAGAATCAAGCCACTGCAGCAGCCAGCCGCTCAGTCAGCTGCTAACGACCTGCGAGGCGACAACGAGCCCACTGCACACAAGAACAGCTCTGGCAGAAGCTGTCAACTTTACGCGCCAAGGAAAAAAGCTTCAACTTCCAAGAGTGTTCGCGTGTCGGTGTTCAGATGGTAACATCTTCAAGAGTTATTACCAAGATGGTGTCCCGGCTTTTTGGAGTGCAAGTAGATGTCCACCCCCTCCCAACCCCCCCCTAGCCGTCGGTGATGGTACTGGGTACAAGGTCGCCACTGGTGGTTGACGTGATGGGGAACCAGATTCACCGACGAGCAGAGTAGATTACCTTATTCTATAAGGCTGACACTAATTTGGTATCTTTCGTTGTAAAGAAGAAATGTGGCTTTTCGCTCGTCTGCGGCATAACCCCCCTCAAGAGGATTAGCGAAGGTGGAGTGCCACACAGTGTTTCCGTCAGGACCACGCACGCACGCCGCGTCCGTCTTCTAACGCAATTTGAGCCACTAGTCAACAAAAGAAGTTGCTTTATTAAACGGATCAAATTAGCAATATTTGGTTCCGCTTGGCCCCCACGTTATCTTTCTGTTTACATGGACTTAAATGCCGAAACCGTTCCTAGTCACCGTCACGAGACGCCTATTGGCATTCGTCGGTGCAAGCCAGGTGAACTGTTATAGCGTTACATCAAAAAAGCGTTTGAGAAATGATTTTGTCTTATCCGGTTGCTTCGTGAGCGGCATGGCATTGTCTAGATTAGGCTTGTAGCATTCTCCAACCATGCTGAAAGCTGCAAGCAATACGGCCTCATCGTAGTTGAGAGAAGATAAACAGCCTGCTTACGGTGCTCAGCCGAGGTGTTGCCGTGACAGAGTTATTTCCAGAAAGTTTTCTTCTGTACCGGTCAAAACAATGATTCATGTTTCGAGGCTCAGTGCATTTTTGCACAAATCAAGAGGAACAAGCATTCGTGCAGTTCCTCACGGCGCTATAGCGCAATCGTACAACTGTAGCCTCCACCACTTCGAGGTTCGCAGGATAGCTCCGAACTTGCTGATTGCCTCTGTTTTCAGGCTTCCATTTTCAAAGCCCACATCATCAACTCAAAATATCCCTTAAAAAGGGGCACTGCCTGCTGTGGATTCCCGATTGCCATCAGTATTTTACAATGTGTATTGCCTCATGCACAGAATTTCACCTGTAGTGTCTCATCCACAAAAATTCGGATGGCAGTCCAGGAGCGCAAATTCATTCGAAGCACCGCTCGATTTCCCCACTGATAACCGAAAATACCTGCCAGTGACCAGGGCAACGCCACAGCACGTAGAAACTACAGAGGTCAAACAATTTCATGCGACCTCTTTGCTCATCCCTGTTCCTCCGGGTGATTTCCAATTCGAACGACAACTTTAAGGCCCCAAAATGAAGGCGGAACACCGTGGGATTCCAGTTTTATGCCGGAGGCTGCATGGAGGCCCGCTCGCGTCACCTAGGTAAGCAGTTTCAAAGATACTGCCGTTCCTGTCATGCATAATTCAGACCGAGCGTGGGGCTCTGCACGTTTCTTAGTTCCAGAGCACGAGTGTCCTCAAAACTAATTAAGATGTATGAAAGTGGACCTCATGCTGCACGGGAGCTAAAAATGCCACACAGTTTGTCGCTGTGCAGTGTGCGTTTTGCTGTCAGCTCGACCTGGATTTGCATTTACACAATAGTAGTTACGCTGGAATCGAATTCACGACCACAAACGCGCCTACTCATGCTGGCCTGTGCCCTCCGTCAAAGCGGCGCGGTGTTGACGAAGACTACTGTGGAGGTCGGCGTAATACTGCTGAGCACGGCGCATGCTCATCAGCAAAATGGGATACCCGTCTCTATCTTCGACCATGGCTCGATCCAGCGACAGCCCGGTTTCTTCCAACTTTCCCCTGAAAGCTGCGGCAATCGCCTCTGCTTGATGGCTTGCGGAACATTCGGTCTCTGTCGAACTCTGACTGGTTGCCCTATCACAGCTGCCTCCAGAGCCAGCGCTGCATCCCGCTGTTGTTGTCTCCCCTGTGGCATCCACTTCGTCATCGTCATCAACTTCGTCATCGTCATCGTCATCATCATCACCGTTGTTTTTCCGTAATTTCTTCGGTTTACGCTTCGGTGCATTGACCTGAAAGGTCGCCACTGCTCTCGGAACGTCGTCCACACCCACGGCGAGGTAGCCAAAGCAAGGATGAATACGAATCTGCAGCATGCATCAAGACGCCCAAAGCAGCCGTCATTCTTCCTGTTCGCGGAACCCTCACGATTCAGTTAATGATCACCAGTTTGGAAACTCAGAACCCAACTCAAAGCGCAAATTAGGGGTGATCGAACACTCAAATTGCCCCCGTTTGAAATTCAGATATCAGTCACGCATTACATACAACACTTCCTAGTGGTACGAGAAGATTTGATTTCCCGTAAGCGGGACATTTTAGATAACGCCGTGGTCAAGCACTCCAGTGTAGTGGACCTTTGAAACCTTGCATTCTATCGAAGCATAGTCACTCAAGACTTACCAAGTCCTCGTCGAAAGCGTAGATAAGCTCCAGCTGAGGAGTCTGACGTTCAGCAGCTTCTGTCACATACACTTTTCTCGCAGCCTCTGCCGGCTCTGTAGAACTCTCGCTTTC
This window of the Toxoplasma gondii ME49 chromosome VI, whole genome shotgun sequence genome carries:
- a CDS encoding protein kinase (incomplete catalytic triad) (encoded by transcript TGME49_240410) translates to MNRGRPPPLTAHLGTSTSSPYSSEDFRCGTTSCSSSPSGIWGSPTADLGRSHGSFPSPLLTSSHFGCDAAEAPGWVHSPLSSVRTNGASPTAADLLSFPPFHSPTCRVPETALGASSPFFGEAANGTYASESCLPDLGRDLEASSSPVSRRSNGETLPVFISHSSSCLDGKTDVLIPMSGVGHPHYAVSHGGPSGPPTDSGGSLVSPGHCAGQESPSELISPVLRETFSLQQICPDPESSDLFPSPPCGSRPATVAFASPPTASVPSTFLQGHPNREDVESAFLVEEEPRRRIACPMRHEQLHDPKGTPQDSSVSFLEVRNSFPQQLASEAVHAVSAPKTPGWSSRLPDTKKFLSSRNTEAHDPSVITCSESTEATRFFHPLFRSDCLVLSGKPRPLAGPCELSCGRGKGEGFNQQPHTSVEASASLSASSFVSLPHEAGSLSTTRAGTASFRSHSSRLLLVHPHASSPHLLPTQGVSSSKYSGGSLPACMRYWRTPQASGQSPSFSSSERKTTALQVPSTRLASSSPLRGRLNRSQLFPDAALWCPLSSPWPVDESAACLPPPSSFFLSHRAFKKASYRLSAVALDGVQLDCPVENDQEEEGIAAEQSRTELPPPDSTFSSMSTLRGPLPKTDPSFTQPSWCAPAEEKNRLSSEPQVFAYEDSSQNRGRGGSRTGTTSFRMSNLNAPIIAQLPVGSPSFPACGAWNQVSSQREECREDCPAGGDEAREKGEERDTRENEGRELRRENDDNSEDLFAVVHHAPDKRLFQEMRKDATTETVENECENADQNARGQHPLHTRTTQPDCFVLRGRNKREETDLKAGKASAALTFSDWAAETSQVEKDRQPMRKLPFPVSRRLAHADLDWSRSRDIGRGRSARVCVVPHKSSGRLVAIKEVHVGCFGLYRGLDDVTKRNRYQLACEVKIHRLISYCSDMAALAFLHPCRHSSRPVSVTKQSNLQSPSALSAPSSLPLSTSSAPPPSSGSSISSPHGCGLSTTAAASPPRTGTSPSSSHGRPRHPRLLPPSSSHCSSSSSSSSSSCTSSILFPRLSSSSTSRCGSEARASQSCVGCVPSPSQPSSSSREESSTCSEVPSVSSFSSFPASWCPSFASLPPEGNCKKPVSTGSPPVRLSSLCFLPFSSVSLSPSKSEALNVSCSPLDPPFLSSSPASAISSSLLPLTPSTMCSTSLLTPTPQKADPPMLSPSWSSSSLLVPTASSGSGVSGLLPATPSLLSPLGPAATPLFSTAAAPPQRRVSDANDSSESLDFVPAASVCASSSSLSCGVSATECGADTESQRLNATALTQSSPSLGSPPLDPPHLPSCPLLPERGLAALPRLHSSSTCTFPSGGCVGEASLRESLWPPSSRPPGLSVPSSSVACPLSCFLLPFLGAYRWQSNRGGCVHVAVEYMHYGTLGDLAKALRLLRVLQCLNLSKKRANESVVSLESSSNSSNRTLAEGVCLPFPASVSGDGEPRAEDRVPGEQKTEEGNEEERTRGREMWRESDERGEKEGVAKEERKKAATDESEDIRITNSHITRDKSIPNSSFASLSTLGSLAEPRLDVARKGKGDDVGGEKTMLENTGDFIQRWLPPEWKEERQRKWTKRKRKMQTAVLVPEATPFDEDHIEIPESILKLIAFQILGALSFLHQHRCIHRDVKPQNILINNEGIVKVGDFGISRFLDVDRNEWLTFVGTELYMSPERLHHHFSAVHLTTSRRRSKASHASRRQVSPTRFRHSISSFPSSTSSPPSRDCLPRKGQASREMDSACGRRDLTTDTEHGGRNPPESQPFNCLSREKETRGEGTADAMGGNAGDDLLSQKTAGSEANREYRVAKGDELRKEETHRENAFFAHGMEPGKAQRAEREERPAVEEERRINTEELESFAVPRNEVADRNAPVHLRASEETTRVPPTSTRQRNPPAAGRTEVPSLLSPPEIADRPERANVRGKREEKDRSKKKERSRRKEIFDAMEKEEKRVGAYSFPSDIWSVGVLLFELAASHHPFPEGLPCDLRDCNVVSLLQNHFQGSKRRKRRSYEFRDFLFNCMRVKPGKRATADSLLLHPWLLEGMASRQYFKRWIVKVYRRASLVQHFLAEAEGIVAAGGDQEGEVGSGVSGTEGRGGKGEYTSEETGA